Proteins from a genomic interval of Rhodospirillaceae bacterium:
- a CDS encoding malonic semialdehyde reductase, with protein sequence MFDKISQGALDQLFLKAHTHRVWLDKPVEESLLQAAYDLAKMAPTSANTNPMRLVFVKSTASKARLRDCLMPGNIEATMKAPVTAIIAQDMHFYDYLPRLFPQANAKSWFVGNEEEIKATAFRNSSLQGAYFMLAARALGLDCGPMSGFDQKKLDREFFPDGRFQSNFLCNLGYADQGKAFPRNDRLTFKETCRII encoded by the coding sequence ATGTTCGACAAAATCTCTCAAGGTGCTTTGGATCAGTTGTTTTTAAAGGCGCATACGCACCGCGTTTGGCTAGATAAACCTGTGGAAGAATCTTTGCTGCAAGCGGCTTATGATTTGGCCAAAATGGCCCCGACGAGTGCGAATACCAATCCGATGCGCCTGGTTTTCGTCAAAAGTACTGCTAGCAAGGCGCGTTTGAGGGATTGTTTGATGCCCGGCAATATTGAAGCAACGATGAAAGCACCGGTTACGGCCATTATCGCCCAAGATATGCATTTTTATGATTATTTGCCGCGACTGTTTCCGCAAGCTAATGCGAAATCCTGGTTTGTTGGTAATGAGGAGGAAATTAAAGCCACGGCGTTCCGCAACAGCTCGCTGCAGGGTGCCTATTTTATGTTGGCTGCTCGGGCTTTGGGTTTGGATTGCGGGCCGATGTCAGGGTTTGACCAAAAGAAGTTGGACCGAGAATTTTTCCCCGATGGGCGCTTTCAAAGCAATTTCCTTTGCAATTTGGGCTATGCCGACCAGGGTAAAGCTTTCCCTCGCAATGACCGGCTGACTTTTAAGGAAACTTGCCGAATTATTTAG
- a CDS encoding NifU family protein, producing the protein MFIQTEQTPNPQTLKFLPNQKVTGKEGVDYPKSQQAAGSPLASRLFKIEGVEGVFLGNDFVTITKNPKKDWQILKPALLGAMMDHFTSGQPAIQTMEAKVLGVVEDDEITAKIKELLETRVRPAVAQDGGDIVFADFKDGTVYVHLRGSCAGCPSSTATLKVGIENMLRHYVPEVKQVKAV; encoded by the coding sequence ATGTTTATTCAAACCGAACAGACCCCCAACCCCCAAACCCTGAAATTCTTGCCTAACCAGAAAGTCACGGGGAAAGAAGGGGTTGATTACCCGAAGAGCCAACAGGCAGCTGGATCGCCCCTGGCTTCCAGATTATTTAAGATTGAGGGTGTGGAGGGAGTGTTTTTGGGGAATGATTTTGTGACCATTACCAAAAATCCTAAAAAAGATTGGCAGATATTAAAACCAGCCCTTTTGGGCGCCATGATGGACCATTTTACGAGCGGCCAACCGGCTATTCAAACCATGGAAGCAAAAGTGTTAGGGGTTGTGGAAGATGATGAGATCACGGCCAAAATAAAAGAATTATTAGAGACCCGGGTGCGGCCTGCTGTGGCCCAAGACGGTGGGGATATTGTCTTCGCCGATTTTAAAGATGGGACTGTTTATGTCCATTTACGCGGTTCTTGCGCGGGTTGCCCCAGTTCAACCGCGACCTTGAAAGTGGGCATTGAAAACATGCTTCGTCACTATGTTCCCGAGGTCAAGCAAGTAAAAGCTGTTTAG